The Carboxydocella sporoproducens DSM 16521 DNA window AAATAGAGCTTGAGCGTGAGAATGCTGAACTACGCAGGGCAAATGAGATACTAAAAGATGCATTGTGTTTTTTCGCAAAAGACCGGAAGAAGTAAAACCGTGCCAGCTTTATAGATATATCAGCATTAGACGGAAATGTTGGAACGTTAAGGAAATGTGCCGAGTACTAGGGGTCAGCGAATCAGGATATTATCGCAGCCTGAGAGCTTCGGACAAACCGAAACGTCGAGAGCTTCTTCTGGTCAGGATAAAAGAAATCATTAGACAAAATGAGGATAACGATAATTATGGCGCCCGGCGAATCCATTTGGCACTTATTCAGGAAGGTGTAAAGGCCAGCTATAGCTCTGTATACCGAGCAATGAAGCAAAACGGGCTAATAAAGAAGCCTAAGCTACATCCAAATGGTATTACCCGTGAGGATGCAGAAGCCCATAAGAGCGAAAACCTGATTCAGCGCAACTTTACTGCGGAAACACCGAAACAAAAGTGGCCGGCGGACATTACTGAAGTACCATGTTCAGACGGCAAGTTATATGTAGCAGCAGTCTTGGACTGTTTTAATGGTGAAATCGTTGGGTTGGCAATGGATGATAATATGAGGAAGGAGCTCTGTATACAAGCTTTTGAGAGTGCTTGCAAATCGAGAAACGCTCGTGGCATGATATTTCACAGCGACAGGGGCAGTCAATTTACAAGCTACGCTTTCAGGGAAAGCCTTGCTCGCTTTGGTGCGATTCAAAGCATGAGTGGGACAGGCCGCTGCTATGATAATGCTAGGATGGAAAGCTTTTTTGCAACGTTAAAGAAGGAAAAACTATATCGGATCCGTACTGAGCGTTTTACAATGTCTTTCGTCAAAACTGTTATTTTTCGATATATAATGATTTACTACAACAGGCAGAGGATATATACTTCAAACCCGGACGGTTGGCCTCCAGCGATATACCGTGAGAGGTATCTGGGAATAGCAGC harbors:
- a CDS encoding IS3 family transposase — translated: MFFRKRPEEVKPCQLYRYISIRRKCWNVKEMCRVLGVSESGYYRSLRASDKPKRRELLLVRIKEIIRQNEDNDNYGARRIHLALIQEGVKASYSSVYRAMKQNGLIKKPKLHPNGITREDAEAHKSENLIQRNFTAETPKQKWPADITEVPCSDGKLYVAAVLDCFNGEIVGLAMDDNMRKELCIQAFESACKSRNARGMIFHSDRGSQFTSYAFRESLARFGAIQSMSGTGRCYDNARMESFFATLKKEKLYRIRTERFTMSFVKTVIFRYIMIYYNRQRIYTSNPDGWPPAIYRERYLGIAA